The following are encoded in a window of Massilia sp. R2A-15 genomic DNA:
- a CDS encoding DUF1653 domain-containing protein, whose amino-acid sequence MQYRHYKGGLYELVCMATLESDLSEMVVYRAADGSIWTRPKDVFFQLVDVDGQMVPRFAPVC is encoded by the coding sequence ATGCAGTACCGGCACTACAAGGGCGGTCTGTACGAGCTGGTCTGCATGGCCACGCTCGAATCGGACCTGTCCGAGATGGTCGTGTACCGCGCGGCCGACGGTTCGATCTGGACCCGTCCGAAAGACGTATTCTTCCAGCTGGTCGACGTTGACGGCCAGATGGTGCCGCGCTTCGCGCCGGTATGCTGA
- a CDS encoding CreA family protein, with product MQGTRAALCAALSGAALCASAETVGSVDTAFKLIGPDHKVVVEVFDDPKVAGVSCYLSRAKTGGIKGAIGIAEDKAESSVACRQVGALSFPGKVPRQEEVFSERASIFFKHVRVVRMVDAKRNALVYLVYSDRLIDGSPKNSVTAVPVPANQPIPLQ from the coding sequence ATGCAAGGGACCAGGGCCGCCCTGTGCGCGGCATTGTCGGGCGCCGCGCTGTGCGCCTCCGCGGAGACGGTGGGATCGGTCGACACCGCGTTCAAGCTGATTGGCCCCGATCACAAGGTGGTGGTCGAAGTGTTCGACGACCCGAAGGTGGCGGGCGTGAGCTGCTACCTGTCGCGCGCGAAAACCGGCGGCATCAAGGGCGCCATCGGGATCGCCGAGGACAAGGCCGAATCGTCGGTGGCGTGCCGCCAAGTCGGCGCGCTGTCCTTCCCCGGCAAGGTGCCGCGCCAGGAAGAAGTGTTTTCCGAGCGCGCCTCTATCTTCTTCAAGCACGTGCGCGTGGTGCGCATGGTGGACGCGAAGCGCAATGCGCTGGTCTACCTGGTGTATTCCGACCGCCTGATCGACGGCAGCCCGAAAAACAGCGTCACCGCGGTGCCGGTGCCCGCCAACCAGCCCATCCCGCTGCAATAA
- a CDS encoding leucyl aminopeptidase, translating into MDFSIKAFDTKNTIASAKTGCVAVAVYENKKLSLAARAFDQGGEITAALKSGDITGKAGSTLLLRGVTGAKAERVLLVGLGADEDVSEKSFTTAIGATLKAFAQLGAADAIIALPMMEVKGRDLAWAVRAIVCAAHESVFRTDGQKSKKDPAPTGVRKITLAADFVDSKTKIALAQAEAIANGMDLTKELGNLSANVCTPTYLANTAKKLGKDYGFDIEVLERKQLEALKMGSFLSVTNGSEEPPKFIVLKHMGAKKSDAPVVLVGKGITFDTGGISIKPGPAMDEMKYDMCGAASVLGTFRAIGEMNLKLNVVGIIAACENMPSGRATKPGDIVTSMNGLTIEVLNTDAEGRLVLCDALTYAERFKPAAVVDIATLTGACIVALGHHNSGLFTRSDDAHEALAAELLAAGKEASDTAWRLPIEEAYNEQLKSNFADLGNIGTPGGASVTAACFLENFTRNYTWAHLDIAGTAWKSGGAKGATGRPVPLLSTFLINRT; encoded by the coding sequence ATGGACTTTAGCATAAAAGCATTCGACACAAAAAACACCATCGCGTCGGCCAAGACTGGCTGCGTCGCGGTCGCGGTCTACGAAAACAAAAAACTGTCGCTTGCCGCCCGCGCCTTCGACCAGGGTGGTGAAATCACGGCTGCGCTGAAGTCCGGAGACATCACTGGCAAGGCCGGTTCGACCCTGCTGCTGCGCGGCGTGACCGGCGCGAAGGCCGAGCGCGTGCTGCTGGTGGGCCTGGGCGCCGACGAAGACGTCAGCGAAAAGAGCTTCACCACGGCCATCGGCGCCACCCTCAAGGCATTCGCCCAGCTGGGCGCGGCGGACGCCATTATCGCATTACCGATGATGGAAGTGAAAGGCCGCGACCTGGCCTGGGCCGTGCGCGCCATCGTCTGCGCCGCCCACGAGAGCGTGTTCCGCACCGACGGCCAGAAGAGCAAGAAGGATCCGGCGCCGACCGGCGTGCGCAAGATCACTCTGGCGGCCGATTTCGTCGACTCCAAGACCAAGATCGCGCTGGCGCAGGCCGAAGCGATCGCCAACGGCATGGACCTGACCAAGGAACTGGGCAACCTGTCGGCCAACGTCTGCACCCCGACCTACCTGGCCAACACCGCCAAGAAGCTGGGCAAGGACTACGGCTTCGACATCGAAGTCCTCGAGCGCAAGCAGCTCGAAGCGCTGAAGATGGGCAGCTTCCTGTCGGTCACCAACGGCAGCGAAGAGCCGCCGAAGTTCATCGTCCTCAAGCACATGGGCGCCAAGAAGAGCGACGCACCGGTGGTCCTGGTCGGCAAGGGCATCACCTTCGACACCGGCGGCATTTCGATCAAGCCGGGTCCCGCGATGGACGAGATGAAGTACGACATGTGCGGCGCCGCTTCGGTGCTGGGCACCTTCCGCGCGATCGGCGAGATGAACCTGAAGCTGAACGTGGTCGGCATCATCGCCGCCTGCGAGAACATGCCGTCGGGCCGCGCCACCAAGCCGGGCGACATCGTCACCTCGATGAACGGCCTGACTATCGAAGTGCTCAATACCGACGCCGAAGGCCGCCTGGTGCTGTGCGACGCCCTGACCTACGCCGAGCGCTTCAAGCCGGCGGCTGTCGTGGACATCGCCACCCTGACGGGCGCCTGCATCGTCGCTCTGGGCCACCATAACAGCGGCCTGTTCACCCGCAGCGACGACGCGCACGAGGCGCTGGCCGCCGAACTGCTCGCCGCCGGCAAGGAAGCGTCGGACACCGCATGGCGCCTGCCGATCGAGGAAGCCTACAACGAGCAGCTCAAGTCGAACTTCGCCGACCTGGGCAACATCGGCACGCCGGGCGGCGCCAGCGTCACCGCTGCCTGCTTCCTCGAAAACTTCACCCGCAACTACACCTGGGCGCACCTCGATATCGCAGGCACCGCGTGGAAATCGGGCGGAGCGAAGGGCGCGACCGGCCGTCCGGTGCCGCTGCTGTCGACCTTCCTGATCAACCGCACCTAA
- the lptF gene encoding LPS export ABC transporter permease LptF codes for MIFQRALRRELASAAGATFTVLFSIYVTWTLITLLGRAAGGKIASGDVVALIFFAVLNYLPTILILTSFISVLMAVTRSYRDSEMVVWFASGQSLLRWIAPVMTFGLPIVLATASLSLVATPWAKLKSTEFIQRFEKREDLKKVSPGQFKESTTANRVFFVEGAASGSNAVQNVFVNTVEKNGNTVVVAKEGVIEGDGKGGQLLVLKNGRRYQGVPGQADFQSMEFERYSMRVATKVPVLGADLPVDTFTTMALIAAPNRYTMAELLWRLASPLMCAVLMLLAIPLGFVNPRAGSSVNLILALLIFFTYINLVKVFEGSVKQGKAQFGTAWWPLHLTVGLLVMALFAWRLNVNHRYHPLVLLNAWKRSRILGKASAK; via the coding sequence ATGATTTTTCAACGCGCACTTCGACGTGAACTTGCCAGTGCCGCCGGCGCCACTTTCACGGTGCTGTTTTCGATCTATGTCACCTGGACCCTGATCACCCTCCTGGGCAGAGCCGCCGGCGGCAAGATCGCATCCGGCGACGTCGTCGCGCTGATCTTCTTCGCAGTGCTGAATTATCTGCCAACTATCCTGATCCTCACCAGCTTTATTTCAGTTTTGATGGCCGTGACGCGCAGCTACCGCGACTCCGAGATGGTGGTCTGGTTCGCATCGGGCCAGTCGCTGCTGCGCTGGATCGCCCCGGTCATGACGTTCGGCCTGCCAATCGTGCTGGCCACCGCTTCCCTCAGCCTGGTCGCCACGCCGTGGGCCAAGCTGAAAAGCACCGAGTTCATTCAGCGTTTCGAAAAGCGCGAAGACCTGAAGAAGGTCTCGCCGGGACAGTTCAAGGAATCGACCACCGCCAACCGGGTCTTCTTCGTCGAAGGCGCCGCCTCCGGCTCGAACGCGGTGCAGAACGTCTTCGTCAACACGGTGGAAAAGAACGGCAACACGGTCGTCGTGGCGAAGGAAGGCGTGATCGAAGGCGACGGCAAGGGCGGCCAGCTGCTGGTGCTGAAAAACGGGCGGCGCTACCAGGGCGTGCCGGGCCAGGCAGATTTCCAGTCGATGGAGTTCGAGCGCTACAGCATGCGCGTGGCGACCAAGGTGCCCGTGCTGGGCGCCGACCTGCCGGTCGACACCTTCACCACGATGGCGCTGATCGCCGCGCCGAACCGCTATACGATGGCCGAACTGCTGTGGAGGCTGGCGTCGCCGTTGATGTGCGCGGTGCTGATGCTGCTGGCCATTCCGCTCGGCTTCGTCAATCCGCGGGCCGGCAGTTCGGTCAACCTGATTCTCGCGCTGCTGATCTTCTTCACCTACATTAACCTGGTCAAGGTGTTCGAAGGCAGCGTCAAGCAAGGCAAGGCGCAATTCGGCACCGCGTGGTGGCCGCTGCACCTGACCGTGGGGCTGCTGGTGATGGCCTTGTTCGCCTGGCGCCTGAACGTCAACCACCGCTATCATCCGCTGGTGCTGCTCAATGCCTGGAAGCGCTCGCGCATCCTTGGGAAGGCGAGCGCCAAATGA
- the lptG gene encoding LPS export ABC transporter permease LptG has protein sequence MKILQRYFAVNIMQAVAFALVAFLALTAFNDLTAELPSVGQGGYMIQHAFLYVLMLLPGHVYEVMPVAALIGTIYAMSQFAASSEFTIMRASSMSTAMAAWMLFRIGIVFVLITFVFGELITPRTAPLAERLKLSTKGSTVSQQFRSGLWAKDVVHRDGVNGPVTGSRFFNVNQFKPDGQLAGVKLYEFDTSFRLRSLVTAASAAFEGNNTWRLTDVTETLFSNSRVLPAPGELARSGAAVQGMFGQETSAVSTRKLPTMQLVSEVTPKILSVSSADPDRMSANELAVYTRHLAENKQENDRFKIAFWKKLIDPLAIFVLMALALPFAYLQMRSGGVSLKIFIGIMIGVSFLLVNTLFSHLGLLSTWPPLLTAVAPSLLYLLLALGALWRVERH, from the coding sequence ATGAAGATCCTGCAACGCTACTTCGCGGTCAACATCATGCAGGCCGTCGCCTTCGCGCTGGTCGCCTTTCTCGCCCTGACGGCATTTAACGACCTGACCGCCGAACTGCCTTCGGTGGGGCAGGGCGGCTACATGATCCAGCACGCCTTCCTGTACGTGCTGATGCTGCTGCCCGGCCACGTGTACGAAGTGATGCCGGTGGCCGCGCTGATCGGCACCATCTATGCGATGTCGCAGTTCGCGGCCAGCTCGGAATTTACCATCATGCGCGCCTCGAGCATGTCGACCGCGATGGCCGCCTGGATGCTGTTCAGGATCGGCATCGTGTTCGTCCTGATCACCTTCGTGTTCGGCGAGTTGATCACGCCGCGCACGGCGCCGCTGGCCGAGCGGCTCAAGCTTTCGACCAAGGGATCGACCGTGTCGCAGCAGTTCCGGTCGGGGCTGTGGGCCAAGGACGTGGTGCACCGCGACGGCGTCAACGGGCCGGTCACCGGCTCGCGCTTCTTCAACGTCAACCAGTTCAAGCCGGACGGCCAGCTGGCGGGCGTGAAGCTGTACGAATTCGATACCAGTTTCCGCCTGCGCTCCCTGGTGACTGCGGCCAGTGCCGCGTTCGAGGGGAACAATACCTGGCGCCTGACGGACGTCACCGAGACGCTGTTTTCGAACAGCCGCGTGCTGCCGGCGCCGGGCGAACTGGCGCGGTCCGGAGCGGCTGTCCAGGGCATGTTCGGCCAGGAGACCAGCGCCGTCTCGACGCGCAAGCTGCCCACGATGCAGCTGGTGTCGGAAGTGACGCCGAAGATCCTGTCGGTGTCGTCGGCCGATCCGGACCGCATGTCGGCCAACGAGCTGGCGGTGTACACGCGCCACCTGGCCGAGAACAAGCAGGAAAACGACCGCTTCAAGATCGCATTCTGGAAAAAGCTGATCGACCCGCTCGCCATTTTCGTGCTGATGGCGCTGGCGCTGCCGTTCGCTTACCTGCAGATGCGCAGCGGCGGCGTGAGCCTGAAGATCTTCATCGGCATCATGATCGGCGTGAGCTTCCTGCTGGTGAACACGCTGTTCTCGCACCTCGGCCTGCTCTCGACCTGGCCGCCGCTTCTCACCGCGGTCGCACCGAGCCTGCTGTACCTGCTGCTGGCGCTGGGCGCGCTGTGGCGGGTGGAGCGCCACTGA
- a CDS encoding sirohydrochlorin chelatase has translation MDARALVLFAHGARAASWAAPFERLRDLTQARLPDVQVSLAFLELMEPRLPAEVARLAAAGVTQVTVVPVFLGQGGHLLRDLPLLVDQMKLAHPSIDIKVVGAVGEDPAVLDAMTAYCVASLG, from the coding sequence ATGGACGCGCGCGCGCTGGTGCTGTTCGCGCACGGCGCGCGCGCCGCGTCGTGGGCGGCGCCGTTCGAGCGGCTGCGCGACCTCACGCAGGCGCGCCTGCCGGACGTGCAGGTGTCGCTCGCCTTCCTCGAATTGATGGAGCCGCGCCTGCCTGCCGAAGTGGCGCGCCTGGCGGCCGCCGGCGTCACGCAGGTCACGGTGGTGCCGGTATTTTTGGGGCAGGGCGGGCATCTGCTGCGCGACCTGCCGCTGCTGGTGGACCAGATGAAGCTCGCTCACCCCTCGATCGACATCAAGGTGGTGGGCGCGGTCGGTGAAGATCCGGCGGTGCTCGATGCGATGACCGCTTACTGCGTCGCGTCCCTGGGCTGA
- a CDS encoding helix-turn-helix domain-containing protein, whose amino-acid sequence MTKSPVRPADIYLRFLQLADALRGLPSLPSLDPLEERILAFVAVKAQANDRLSVRDMMAHAEFGSPATVHSRLKSMREKGWLMLADTEDTRRKQIELTQAALLHFDRLSNCLVNATKG is encoded by the coding sequence ATGACAAAGTCGCCCGTCCGTCCCGCAGACATTTATTTGCGCTTCCTGCAACTCGCAGACGCGCTGCGCGGCTTGCCCTCGCTGCCTTCGCTCGATCCGCTGGAAGAGCGTATTCTGGCATTTGTGGCGGTGAAGGCGCAAGCGAATGATCGACTTTCGGTACGCGACATGATGGCTCACGCCGAATTCGGATCGCCCGCCACGGTGCACAGCCGTCTGAAGTCGATGCGCGAAAAGGGCTGGCTGATGCTGGCCGATACCGAGGACACGCGGCGCAAGCAGATCGAGCTGACCCAGGCGGCGCTGCTCCATTTCGACCGGCTGTCCAACTGCCTGGTGAACGCCACCAAGGGCTGA
- the cobA gene encoding uroporphyrinogen-III C-methyltransferase: protein MGGKVYLIGAGPGAQDLITLRGARLLAQADVVLHDALVTPEMLELCPQALKVAVGKRCGQLSTAQGFINKQMLDYSSKFDLVVRLKGGDPMLFGRADEELRALEQAGVEVEVVPGITTALAAAAATKQPLTKRGVSRSVAFFTSSTAPEHADQPAVPDTDTLVQYMGGREAIATAQRMLDQGRRADTPVVVVENCSRPDQRILRLTLSTLARGLDAAHGPVLVMMGEALRLREHQAADDARHGQRLSA, encoded by the coding sequence ATGGGCGGAAAAGTCTATCTGATCGGCGCCGGCCCCGGCGCCCAGGACCTGATCACGCTGCGCGGCGCGCGCCTGCTGGCGCAGGCCGACGTGGTGCTGCACGACGCGCTGGTCACGCCCGAGATGCTGGAACTGTGCCCGCAGGCGCTGAAGGTCGCGGTGGGAAAGCGCTGCGGCCAGCTGTCGACCGCGCAAGGCTTCATCAACAAGCAGATGCTTGACTACTCAAGTAAATTTGACCTCGTCGTGCGCCTCAAGGGCGGCGACCCGATGCTGTTCGGCCGCGCCGACGAGGAACTGCGCGCGCTCGAGCAGGCCGGCGTCGAGGTCGAAGTCGTCCCCGGCATCACCACCGCGCTGGCCGCGGCCGCGGCGACCAAGCAGCCGCTGACCAAGCGCGGCGTCTCGCGCAGCGTGGCCTTCTTCACCTCGAGCACCGCGCCGGAACATGCGGACCAGCCGGCCGTGCCGGACACCGACACCCTGGTGCAGTACATGGGCGGGCGCGAGGCGATCGCCACAGCGCAGCGCATGCTCGACCAGGGCCGCCGCGCCGACACGCCGGTCGTGGTGGTCGAAAACTGCAGCCGGCCCGACCAGCGCATCCTGCGCCTGACCCTGTCCACGCTGGCGCGCGGCCTCGACGCGGCGCACGGCCCGGTACTGGTGATGATGGGCGAGGCACTGAGGCTGCGCGAGCACCAAGCGGCGGACGACGCCCGGCACGGGCAAAGGCTGTCGGCCTAA